A genomic window from Maledivibacter sp. includes:
- a CDS encoding DUF1850 domain-containing protein, with the protein MYVVDKGPNLNKVLLQLPIKREEKFSVKWTHSVSLRPVTETYKIENDLNISIYEMIFDSFSANLPASPDYNTIWEFNEDHIRVYNYDVIFDAVPVVIGKIVANHKLCVGDEIIPLKDIYKPGGYVKIRVVEKSLLKYIVEEALN; encoded by the coding sequence GTGTATGTAGTAGATAAAGGTCCAAATCTTAATAAAGTTTTACTTCAACTTCCCATTAAACGGGAAGAAAAATTTTCTGTTAAATGGACACATTCCGTAAGTCTAAGGCCTGTTACGGAAACCTATAAAATTGAAAATGATTTAAATATTTCTATATATGAAATGATATTTGATTCTTTTAGTGCTAACTTGCCTGCTAGTCCCGATTATAATACCATTTGGGAGTTTAATGAGGATCACATTCGTGTTTACAATTATGACGTCATATTTGATGCAGTACCTGTTGTCATAGGAAAAATCGTAGCAAATCATAAATTATGTGTGGGGGATGAAATAATACCCCTTAAGGATATTTATAAGCCGGGAGGATATGTAAAAATCAGAGTAGTAGAGAAAAGCTTGTTAAAATATATTGTTGAGGAGGCGTTAAATTAA
- a CDS encoding DUF1667 domain-containing protein, giving the protein MQTKEMVCIVCPIGCHIKVSKDGDDYNVVGNNCPRGREYGIKELTNPTRVLTTTVKVKGGILNRLPVKTREAISKDKIFECMEIINFTETEAPVSIGDVIIEDMLGTGVDVVASRSM; this is encoded by the coding sequence ATGCAAACAAAGGAAATGGTTTGTATAGTATGTCCTATAGGATGCCATATTAAGGTGTCGAAGGATGGAGACGATTATAATGTAGTTGGAAATAATTGTCCTAGAGGAAGGGAATATGGCATTAAAGAATTAACTAATCCCACAAGAGTTTTAACTACAACTGTAAAGGTAAAAGGCGGAATATTAAATAGATTGCCTGTTAAAACAAGGGAAGCTATATCAAAGGATAAGATATTTGAATGCATGGAAATAATAAATTTTACTGAAACAGAAGCACCGGTTTCAATTGGAGATGTTATTATTGAAGATATGTTAGGTACAGGGGTAGATGTTGTTGCATCAAGGAGTATGTAA
- a CDS encoding winged helix DNA-binding protein, giving the protein MANYYKEINKIMEKIIHKALILDKKGFKIGKKNQDLSLLDMLIIKKIGKESKKSIYNLVKETEVDRGVIATIINKLVATGYIIKEKAEEDKRVNMVSLTEEGEAVYNMLVDSQKEFFDVILNDITLNEEKTILKFLSKINQNIK; this is encoded by the coding sequence GTGGCAAATTACTATAAGGAAATAAATAAAATAATGGAAAAAATAATACATAAGGCTTTAATTTTAGATAAAAAGGGCTTTAAAATAGGAAAAAAAAATCAAGATTTATCTTTGTTAGATATGTTGATAATAAAGAAAATAGGAAAAGAAAGCAAAAAATCAATCTATAATCTTGTAAAGGAAACAGAGGTAGATAGAGGTGTAATTGCTACAATTATTAATAAGCTTGTAGCAACTGGGTACATAATAAAGGAAAAGGCCGAGGAAGATAAAAGGGTGAATATGGTTTCGTTAACAGAAGAAGGTGAAGCGGTATATAATATGCTTGTAGATAGTCAAAAGGAATTTTTTGATGTGATTCTAAATGATATAACCTTAAATGAAGAAAAAACAATATTAAAGTTTTTAAGTAAGATTAATCAGAATATAAAGTAG
- a CDS encoding Asp23/Gls24 family envelope stress response protein codes for MRVVALVGKSGTGKSYKASALAHEKKINYIIDDGLFIKGNKIIAGKSAKRERTRISAVKTALFMEKKHRQAIIETISQYRPASILILGTSKKMIKQIAENLGIVSVNEIVYIDEIATEEEIKIAQHYRLKQGKHVIPVPTFEIKKDFSGYFIDKLKIFRKKRDNTLQIAEKSVVRPTFSYMGKFTIYDRAIVQIIKYVTSDVESIYRVNKVKINNYAHGIAIDIELSLTYGFIIPQVVSELQKKVKREVGHMTSLNIIAINVMIKSLEISNRKS; via the coding sequence ATGAGAGTAGTTGCGCTAGTTGGAAAAAGTGGAACAGGAAAAAGCTATAAGGCATCAGCCCTTGCCCATGAAAAAAAAATCAATTACATAATAGATGATGGACTTTTCATCAAGGGAAATAAGATAATAGCTGGTAAATCGGCTAAAAGAGAAAGGACCAGAATATCGGCTGTTAAGACAGCCCTATTTATGGAAAAGAAACATAGACAAGCTATTATAGAGACCATATCCCAGTACAGGCCGGCTAGTATCTTGATACTTGGGACTTCAAAAAAGATGATAAAGCAAATAGCAGAAAATTTAGGAATTGTATCTGTCAATGAGATAGTATATATTGATGAAATCGCTACTGAAGAAGAGATAAAGATAGCTCAGCACTATAGGCTAAAGCAAGGGAAACATGTAATACCAGTACCAACCTTTGAGATTAAAAAGGATTTTTCAGGATATTTTATTGATAAGCTTAAAATATTTAGGAAAAAAAGAGATAATACCCTGCAAATAGCTGAAAAATCCGTTGTTAGACCTACATTTAGCTATATGGGTAAATTTACAATTTATGATAGGGCTATAGTTCAGATTATAAAGTACGTAACAAGTGACGTTGAAAGTATTTATAGAGTTAATAAAGTAAAGATAAATAACTATGCCCATGGAATAGCTATTGATATTGAATTATCACTAACCTATGGATTTATAATTCCCCAGGTTGTTTCTGAACTTCAAAAAAAGGTTAAAAGGGAAGTAGGACATATGACTTCATTAAATATAATTGCTATAAATGTTATGATAAAAAGTTTAGAGATAAGTAATAGAAAATCATAG
- the gdhA gene encoding NADP-specific glutamate dehydrogenase has product MNARNYINEVLEKVKKRNAGEPEFLQAVEEVLISLAPVLENHPEYIEANLLERMVEPERQILFRVPWVDDNGKVQVNRGMRIQFNGAIGPYKGGLRFHPSVYVGIIKFLGFEQIFKNSLTGLPIGGGKGGSDFDARGKSDAEIMRFCQSFMTELYRHIGPDVDVPAGDIGVGGREIGYLYGQYRRIRGAFENGVLTGKGLSYGGSLIRPEATGFGVTYFCQEMLKHEGETFQDKTVALSGFGNVAWGACQKVTELGGKVVTLSGPDGYIYDPDGITGEKIDYLVEMLKENKGARVKDYADKYGVEFFPGEKPWGRKVDIIMPCATQNDIHLEHAKQIVANGIKYVVEGANMPTTNEALEYLQENGVLVGPAKAANAGGVATSALEMSQNSMRLAWTPEEVDSKLHQIMINIHENAMKAADEYGFGYNLVAGANIAGFLKVAEAMHAQGNY; this is encoded by the coding sequence ATGAATGCTAGGAATTATATTAATGAAGTACTAGAAAAAGTTAAGAAAAGAAATGCTGGTGAACCAGAATTTTTACAGGCGGTTGAAGAAGTATTGATTTCTTTGGCTCCAGTTTTAGAGAATCATCCTGAGTATATAGAAGCTAATTTACTTGAAAGAATGGTTGAACCCGAAAGACAAATACTTTTTAGAGTGCCTTGGGTTGATGATAATGGCAAAGTTCAAGTTAATCGTGGTATGAGGATTCAATTCAATGGAGCTATTGGACCATACAAGGGCGGTTTAAGATTCCACCCATCAGTTTATGTTGGTATCATTAAGTTCCTAGGGTTTGAGCAAATATTTAAAAACTCATTAACTGGACTTCCAATAGGTGGAGGTAAGGGTGGTTCTGACTTTGATGCTAGGGGAAAATCTGATGCTGAGATCATGAGATTCTGCCAAAGCTTCATGACAGAACTATATAGACATATTGGACCAGATGTTGATGTTCCAGCTGGAGATATTGGTGTTGGTGGAAGAGAAATAGGCTATCTTTATGGACAATATAGAAGAATTAGAGGAGCATTTGAAAATGGTGTTCTTACAGGAAAAGGATTATCCTATGGTGGTAGCTTGATTAGACCAGAAGCTACTGGATTTGGAGTAACTTATTTCTGTCAAGAGATGTTAAAGCATGAAGGCGAAACCTTCCAAGATAAGACAGTAGCATTATCAGGCTTTGGTAACGTGGCTTGGGGAGCATGCCAAAAGGTTACTGAATTAGGAGGAAAAGTAGTTACACTTTCAGGCCCCGATGGATATATATATGATCCCGATGGAATAACTGGAGAAAAAATAGATTATTTAGTAGAGATGCTAAAGGAAAATAAAGGGGCTAGAGTTAAGGACTATGCCGATAAGTATGGAGTAGAGTTTTTCCCTGGAGAAAAGCCATGGGGAAGAAAAGTTGATATAATAATGCCATGTGCTACTCAAAATGATATTCATTTAGAGCATGCTAAACAAATAGTTGCCAATGGAATTAAATATGTGGTAGAAGGTGCTAATATGCCTACTACAAACGAAGCATTAGAGTATTTACAAGAAAATGGAGTTTTGGTTGGGCCAGCTAAGGCAGCAAATGCTGGTGGAGTTGCCACTTCAGCCCTAGAAATGTCTCAAAATAGCATGAGATTAGCTTGGACTCCAGAAGAAGTTGACTCTAAATTACATCAAATAATGATTAATATCCATGAAAATGCTATGAAAGCTGCGGATGAATATGGATTTGGATATAACCTAGTTGCAGGTGCTAATATAGCTGGTTTCTTAAAGGTTGCTGAAGCTATGCATGCACAAGGAAATTACTAA
- the glpK gene encoding glycerol kinase GlpK, whose amino-acid sequence MTKKYIMSLDQGTTSSRAIIFDHDGKIVKTSQKEFTQIYPKAGWVEHDAMEIWGSQSGVAREVLETAGIRPEEIAAIGITNQRETTVVWDKNTGKPIYNAIVWQCRRTAGICDELKERGLEGYIRENTGLVVDAYFSGTKVKWILDNVDGARERAKNGELLFGNIDTWLIWNLTRGKVHVTDYSNASRTMLYNIKELKWDEKILKELDIPTAMLPEVRPSSELYGYTDSKTFGGAEIPIAGIAGDQQAALFGQACYEPGMAKNTYGTGCFMLMNTGEEMVPSNNGLLTTIAWGVDGKVEYALEGSIFVAGASVQWLRDELRLIDDAKDSEYFAKQVEDTNGVYVVPAFVGLGAPYWDMYARGTIVGLTRGANRNHIIRATLESIAYQTRDVLEAMQDDSGINLQALKVDGGAVANNFLMQFQSDVLGVPVDRPVVAETTALGAAYLAGLAVGFWNSREEISKKWAVNKHFEPEMSCELKEMKYLGWKKAVERSCKWEEAEKCEACEEAATSGEE is encoded by the coding sequence ATGACTAAGAAGTATATTATGTCCTTGGATCAAGGAACTACTAGCTCAAGAGCTATCATATTTGATCATGATGGCAAAATAGTAAAGACAAGTCAAAAGGAATTTACTCAAATATATCCAAAAGCTGGCTGGGTAGAGCATGATGCAATGGAGATTTGGGGATCTCAAAGTGGAGTAGCTAGAGAAGTTTTGGAAACTGCTGGAATAAGACCAGAAGAAATAGCAGCCATTGGAATTACGAATCAAAGAGAAACAACAGTTGTATGGGATAAAAATACTGGAAAGCCAATATATAATGCTATAGTATGGCAGTGTAGAAGAACTGCGGGGATATGTGATGAATTAAAGGAACGAGGATTAGAAGGTTATATTAGAGAAAATACAGGACTTGTTGTGGATGCTTATTTCTCTGGAACCAAAGTTAAGTGGATACTTGACAATGTTGATGGTGCAAGGGAAAGAGCTAAAAATGGAGAATTATTATTTGGGAATATAGATACTTGGTTAATCTGGAATCTTACTAGGGGAAAGGTACATGTGACTGATTACTCAAATGCGTCTAGAACTATGTTATACAATATTAAGGAACTTAAATGGGATGAGAAAATCCTTAAAGAATTAGATATACCGACTGCAATGCTTCCAGAGGTTAGGCCTTCAAGTGAGTTATATGGATATACGGATTCAAAGACATTTGGTGGAGCAGAAATACCTATAGCAGGTATAGCAGGAGATCAACAGGCAGCATTATTCGGTCAAGCGTGTTATGAGCCAGGTATGGCAAAGAATACATATGGAACAGGCTGTTTTATGCTTATGAATACTGGAGAAGAAATGGTTCCATCAAACAATGGACTATTGACTACAATAGCTTGGGGAGTAGACGGCAAGGTTGAGTATGCCCTTGAGGGAAGTATATTTGTAGCTGGTGCATCTGTTCAATGGTTGCGTGATGAATTAAGATTGATTGACGATGCTAAGGACAGTGAATATTTTGCTAAACAAGTGGAAGATACCAACGGCGTATATGTTGTTCCTGCCTTTGTAGGCCTTGGGGCACCATATTGGGATATGTATGCTAGAGGAACTATAGTAGGACTTACTCGTGGTGCAAACAGAAATCACATTATTAGAGCTACATTGGAATCAATTGCTTATCAAACAAGGGATGTTCTTGAGGCAATGCAAGATGATTCAGGTATAAATCTTCAAGCCCTTAAGGTAGATGGTGGAGCTGTTGCTAATAATTTCTTAATGCAATTCCAATCGGATGTATTAGGTGTACCCGTTGATAGACCCGTTGTTGCAGAAACTACAGCACTTGGAGCAGCATATTTAGCAGGTTTAGCAGTTGGATTCTGGAATAGCAGGGAAGAAATCTCTAAAAAATGGGCTGTAAACAAACATTTTGAGCCAGAGATGTCCTGTGAGCTTAAAGAAATGAAATATTTAGGCTGGAAGAAGGCTGTAGAAAGATCATGCAAGTGGGAAGAAGCAGAAAAATGTGAAGCTTGTGAAGAAGCAGCTACTTCTGGAGAAGAATAA
- a CDS encoding NAD(P)/FAD-dependent oxidoreductase, whose protein sequence is MKQSYDIVVIGGGPAGLAAAIEAKKNGADNILVIERDRELGGILQQCIHNGFGLHIFKEELTGPEYAEKFIKQLKDSGIEYKLDTMVLDIREDKVVSAVNSKDGFIMIQAGAIILAMGCRERTRGAINIPGTRPAGVFTAGTAQRFVNMEGYMVGRKVVILGSGDIGLIMARRMTLEGAQVLAVAELMPFSGGLTRNIVQCLEDFDIPLLLSHTITQIEGKDRVEGVVIAKVDENRKPIPGTEKHFECDTLLLSVGLIPENEISKNAGVKLDPVTGGPIVNEAMETSIEGVFACGNVVHVHDLVDFVTEESRRAGKNAAKYINNQIKGRDFMVKTKPQTGIAYIVPQRVRPKNIDNTLDLFMRVDNVYTDMNMVISIDDKEIKRIKKKHLAPGEMETVKIKKEDLLASDYSVLSVSLEKEAN, encoded by the coding sequence ATGAAGCAATCATATGATATAGTGGTAATTGGTGGAGGTCCTGCAGGTCTAGCTGCGGCAATTGAGGCAAAGAAAAATGGTGCGGATAATATATTAGTAATAGAGAGGGATAGGGAATTAGGAGGTATATTACAACAATGTATCCATAATGGATTCGGACTACACATTTTTAAAGAAGAACTAACGGGCCCCGAGTATGCAGAAAAATTCATTAAACAATTAAAAGATTCAGGAATAGAATATAAATTAGATACCATGGTACTTGATATAAGGGAAGATAAAGTAGTCAGTGCAGTTAACTCAAAAGATGGATTCATAATGATACAAGCAGGTGCAATAATATTGGCAATGGGATGTAGGGAAAGAACCAGGGGAGCAATAAACATTCCTGGCACAAGGCCCGCAGGAGTATTTACAGCTGGAACTGCCCAGAGGTTTGTAAATATGGAAGGATATATGGTAGGTAGAAAAGTAGTAATATTAGGTTCTGGGGATATTGGATTAATAATGGCTAGGAGAATGACCCTTGAAGGGGCTCAAGTATTAGCAGTAGCCGAGCTTATGCCTTTCTCGGGGGGACTCACTAGAAACATAGTACAGTGCCTTGAAGATTTTGATATTCCTTTGCTACTTAGCCACACGATCACTCAAATCGAAGGTAAGGATAGAGTAGAAGGGGTTGTTATTGCAAAGGTTGATGAAAATAGAAAACCAATTCCAGGAACTGAAAAACACTTTGAATGCGATACATTATTATTGTCCGTGGGATTGATTCCGGAAAACGAAATTTCAAAAAATGCAGGTGTAAAGCTTGATCCAGTTACTGGAGGACCTATTGTTAATGAAGCAATGGAGACGAGTATTGAAGGTGTATTTGCTTGTGGTAATGTTGTTCATGTCCATGATCTAGTAGATTTTGTTACAGAAGAAAGTAGAAGAGCTGGGAAAAATGCTGCAAAATATATTAATAATCAAATTAAGGGTAGAGACTTCATGGTCAAAACGAAACCACAAACTGGGATTGCGTATATTGTACCTCAAAGGGTTAGACCAAAAAATATTGATAATACATTAGATTTATTTATGAGAGTAGATAATGTATATACTGATATGAACATGGTAATTAGTATTGATGACAAAGAAATAAAAAGAATAAAAAAGAAACATTTGGCTCCTGGAGAAATGGAGACAGTAAAAATAAAAAAAGAAGATTTGCTTGCCTCAGATTATTCTGTTCTATCAGTTTCTTTGGAGAAGGAGGCTAATTAA
- a CDS encoding NAD(P)/FAD-dependent oxidoreductase, whose protein sequence is MYDVAIIGAGIIGTFIAKELSRYDLKITLIEKDTDVANGTTKANSAIVHAGYDAKRGTLKAKLNALGNPMFDKVCEELDVPFKRIGSLVIATNEEEMSSIKELYERGIENSIPDMKILNRNETIEKEPNLNEKVIGALYAPTAGIVCPWELAVALAENAADNGTEIRFDRKVTDIQRVKNGYCLYMEQEAIEVKYVINCGGLYAGEINDMVSSRSFKIYPRRGQYNVLDKSVGNIVSHVIFQAPTKLGKGILVTPTVHGNLLVGPDAEEIDDKENTSTTSERIQFIRKVSEKTTEKVPFNTTITSFAGLRARPSTGDFIIEESKEAKGFINVAGIESPGLSASPAIAKYVVDILEGIAGKLKEKKDYIEKRRPVIRFMELRDEEKEQLIRKDPRYGRIICRCEGITEGEIVDVINRNAGARTVDGVKRRARPGMGRCQGGFCGPRVMEILARELEMDIKEIVKGNKDSYILTEETKQPSLATNE, encoded by the coding sequence ATGTACGATGTAGCTATAATTGGTGCGGGTATAATAGGAACTTTTATAGCAAAAGAGTTATCTAGATATGATCTCAAGATTACTTTAATAGAAAAGGATACAGATGTGGCAAATGGAACAACCAAAGCAAATAGTGCTATTGTACACGCCGGATATGATGCTAAACGAGGCACACTTAAAGCAAAATTAAATGCCCTTGGAAATCCTATGTTTGATAAAGTTTGTGAGGAATTAGATGTGCCCTTCAAGAGGATTGGATCACTTGTCATCGCTACAAATGAAGAAGAAATGAGTAGTATAAAGGAGCTATATGAGAGAGGGATAGAAAATAGTATCCCCGATATGAAGATTTTAAATCGTAATGAAACAATAGAAAAGGAACCAAATCTTAATGAAAAAGTTATTGGAGCTTTATATGCTCCAACGGCTGGAATTGTTTGTCCTTGGGAATTAGCCGTTGCTTTGGCAGAAAATGCAGCAGATAATGGTACGGAAATTAGATTTGATAGGAAAGTAACAGATATTCAAAGGGTAAAAAACGGATACTGTTTATATATGGAACAAGAAGCCATAGAAGTAAAATACGTGATCAACTGTGGGGGATTGTATGCAGGAGAAATAAATGATATGGTTTCATCGAGAAGCTTCAAAATATATCCAAGAAGAGGTCAATATAACGTTTTAGATAAAAGCGTTGGAAATATTGTCAGTCATGTGATTTTTCAAGCACCAACCAAATTAGGAAAGGGTATACTTGTAACACCTACAGTACATGGGAATCTACTGGTTGGGCCGGATGCTGAAGAAATCGATGATAAAGAAAATACATCAACTACAAGTGAAAGAATTCAATTTATTCGTAAAGTTTCTGAGAAAACAACGGAAAAGGTACCTTTTAATACAACCATTACAAGCTTTGCTGGACTAAGGGCAAGACCGAGTACAGGGGATTTCATTATAGAGGAATCAAAGGAAGCCAAGGGATTTATAAATGTTGCAGGAATCGAATCACCGGGCTTATCTGCTTCACCGGCAATTGCTAAGTATGTTGTAGATATTTTAGAGGGAATAGCAGGAAAATTGAAGGAAAAGAAAGATTATATTGAGAAGAGAAGACCAGTTATTCGGTTTATGGAATTAAGGGATGAAGAGAAAGAACAGCTAATAAGAAAAGATCCACGCTATGGAAGAATTATATGTAGATGTGAAGGTATTACCGAGGGAGAAATTGTAGATGTCATTAATAGGAATGCAGGTGCAAGGACGGTAGATGGTGTAAAAAGAAGGGCTAGACCTGGTATGGGAAGATGTCAGGGAGGATTTTGTGGACCTAGAGTAATGGAAATTCTTGCAAGGGAACTAGAAATGGATATTAAGGAAATTGTAAAAGGCAATAAGGATTCTTATATACTAACAGAAGAAACAAAACAACCTAGCTTAGCTACGAATGAATAG
- a CDS encoding 4Fe-4S binding protein translates to MAYVIKDSCINCGACEGECPVGVISAGDDQYVIDASGCIDCGACANVCPVDAPQPE, encoded by the coding sequence ATGGCTTATGTAATTAAAGATAGTTGTATTAATTGTGGTGCTTGTGAGGGAGAATGTCCAGTTGGCGTTATCAGTGCAGGAGATGATCAATATGTAATTGATGCATCTGGTTGTATCGATTGTGGTGCTTGTGCTAACGTATGTCCAGTAGACGCTCCTCAACCAGAGTAA
- a CDS encoding glycerol-3-phosphate responsive antiterminator — protein MDTLKSKILEKLEQEPIIAAVNKLEKIDLAIKSPCQSIFLLTGSIYNLKEIIDKVKEANMYIYVHIDLIEGFSKDKVALKYISEKMRPDGIITTKGTLVRKAKSMNICAIQRLFLLDSLSLDTGIDSVYSTKPNAIEVMPGIIPRMITKIRNQTNLPVIAGGLIDRKQDVIECLKAGAVGISTSNERIWHM, from the coding sequence GTGGATACATTGAAGAGTAAAATTTTAGAGAAATTAGAGCAAGAGCCCATTATTGCTGCTGTTAACAAATTGGAGAAAATTGATCTAGCTATTAAATCTCCTTGTCAAAGCATTTTTCTACTTACAGGAAGTATTTATAATTTAAAAGAAATCATTGATAAAGTTAAAGAAGCAAATATGTATATATATGTTCATATCGATTTAATTGAGGGGTTTTCAAAGGATAAGGTAGCATTAAAATATATTAGTGAGAAGATGAGACCCGATGGGATTATTACTACAAAGGGAACCCTTGTTAGAAAAGCAAAGAGTATGAATATATGTGCTATACAAAGACTTTTCTTATTAGATTCTCTTTCGTTGGATACGGGAATAGATTCTGTATACTCCACGAAGCCAAATGCAATAGAGGTTATGCCTGGGATCATACCTCGAATGATTACAAAAATACGCAATCAAACCAATCTCCCTGTAATAGCAGGTGGTCTTATTGATCGTAAGCAAGATGTGATTGAATGTCTTAAAGCAGGTGCTGTGGGCATTTCTACAAGTAACGAAAGGATTTGGCATATGTGA
- a CDS encoding TAXI family TRAP transporter solute-binding subunit produces MKKTLSILLIMILAVSLVFAGCDQPAKETPNKDSGDQTQKPGETLELAFATGGTSGTYYPLGGAIANVWNNKIEGVNVTIQPAGASVENINRVASGEVDIVLAMNNIADDAFNGTGKSFSKPLKNFKAVGVVYPEVMHVVTTQASGVKSIADLKGKAINPGPPGSGTYVTAMKLLEAYGIGPKDYTAKPGSFSDAVAGLKDGTIDAAFAVLSFPASAVKEIATTNPVKILSIDGSDFDKVKELVPFASKFNITGGEYKGQETDATTVTLQAVMYVKEDLPEDLVYELTKSMYENTEEIAQGHARGKQIKLENAISGVTTPVHPGAQKYYDEKGIK; encoded by the coding sequence ATGAAAAAAACTTTATCAATTTTGCTGATAATGATACTTGCCGTGTCATTAGTATTCGCAGGCTGTGATCAACCTGCTAAGGAAACACCGAATAAGGACAGCGGAGACCAAACTCAAAAACCTGGAGAAACACTTGAGTTAGCCTTTGCCACCGGCGGAACTTCTGGTACTTATTATCCACTTGGTGGAGCAATAGCTAATGTTTGGAACAACAAGATTGAAGGTGTTAATGTTACAATCCAGCCTGCAGGAGCTTCTGTTGAAAACATAAACAGAGTTGCATCTGGAGAGGTGGATATAGTTCTTGCTATGAATAATATAGCAGATGATGCCTTTAACGGTACTGGAAAAAGCTTCAGTAAACCTCTTAAAAACTTTAAAGCAGTTGGAGTTGTATATCCAGAGGTTATGCATGTTGTAACTACTCAAGCTTCTGGGGTTAAATCCATAGCTGATTTAAAGGGTAAAGCCATCAACCCTGGTCCTCCGGGAAGCGGTACTTATGTAACTGCAATGAAGTTATTAGAAGCCTATGGAATCGGTCCAAAGGACTATACTGCTAAACCTGGCAGCTTCTCAGATGCAGTTGCTGGTCTAAAGGATGGTACTATAGATGCTGCATTTGCAGTACTTTCATTCCCTGCATCGGCGGTTAAAGAAATAGCTACTACTAACCCTGTAAAAATCCTTTCTATAGACGGATCTGACTTTGATAAGGTTAAGGAATTAGTTCCATTTGCATCTAAGTTTAATATTACTGGCGGTGAGTACAAGGGACAGGAAACTGATGCTACAACTGTAACTCTTCAAGCCGTAATGTATGTTAAAGAAGATTTACCTGAAGACCTAGTGTACGAATTAACTAAGTCTATGTATGAAAATACAGAAGAAATAGCACAAGGCCATGCAAGAGGAAAGCAAATTAAACTTGAAAATGCCATAAGTGGTGTTACTACACCTGTTCACCCTGGAGCACAAAAATATTACGACGAAAAGGGAATTAAGTAA